Proteins from a single region of Thermococcus sp. CX2:
- a CDS encoding ADP-specific glucokinase has product MAWDDLYSAAFQRVRERLGKVGNVLLAYNTNIDAIKYIDSSDLEARIEKVGKEEVLQFSEELPERITQVQHLLGGILWSVRRGKAAELFVESCPVRFYMKRWGWDELRMGGQVGIMANLLGGVYGVQVIAHVPQISRLQASLFKEGPIYVPTLENRKLKFVHPKDFAGDEENLIHYIYEFPRGFRVFDFEAPRENRFIANADDYNPNLYIRSEFSENFEEIADRVELAIISGLQALTKENYSEPFEEINRHLGILNDREIPVHLEFAFTPDETVRKKLVGILGKFTSVGLNEVELASIMEVMGEKAIAEKLLAHDPVDPVAVVEAMLKLADGTGVQRIHFHTYGYYLALTNYEGEQVRDALLFAALAAAAKAKLGDVRNIDDVAGAMDVPVNEKAQEVEDVLTGEFGLKDGIAQLDGYQLAFVPTKIVEKPKSTVGIGDTISSSAFIGEFALR; this is encoded by the coding sequence ATGGCTTGGGATGACCTGTACTCTGCCGCGTTTCAGAGAGTCAGAGAAAGGCTCGGGAAAGTCGGTAACGTTCTGCTGGCTTACAACACCAACATCGACGCGATAAAGTATATTGATTCTTCTGACCTCGAGGCAAGAATAGAAAAAGTTGGAAAGGAGGAAGTTCTCCAATTTTCTGAGGAGCTTCCCGAGAGAATAACTCAGGTTCAGCACCTCCTCGGGGGAATACTTTGGAGTGTGAGGCGGGGAAAAGCGGCGGAGCTGTTCGTTGAAAGCTGCCCTGTCCGCTTCTACATGAAGCGCTGGGGCTGGGACGAGCTGAGGATGGGTGGCCAGGTCGGCATAATGGCTAACCTGCTCGGTGGGGTCTACGGTGTGCAGGTGATAGCTCACGTTCCCCAGATTTCAAGGCTCCAGGCGAGCCTCTTCAAGGAGGGGCCGATATACGTGCCCACGCTGGAGAACAGAAAATTAAAGTTCGTTCATCCGAAGGACTTTGCCGGCGACGAAGAGAATTTGATCCATTACATCTACGAATTCCCAAGGGGATTCCGGGTTTTTGACTTTGAGGCCCCCAGGGAGAACAGGTTCATAGCGAACGCCGATGATTACAACCCCAACCTCTACATAAGATCGGAGTTCAGTGAGAATTTCGAGGAGATTGCTGATAGGGTTGAACTGGCTATAATAAGCGGCCTGCAGGCGCTAACAAAGGAGAACTATTCCGAGCCGTTTGAAGAGATAAACCGCCACTTGGGTATTCTTAACGATAGGGAAATTCCCGTCCACCTTGAGTTCGCCTTCACGCCAGACGAGACGGTTAGGAAGAAGCTCGTGGGAATCCTCGGGAAGTTCACGAGCGTCGGCTTGAACGAGGTGGAGCTGGCTTCGATAATGGAGGTAATGGGTGAGAAGGCCATAGCGGAAAAGCTCCTTGCTCATGATCCGGTGGATCCAGTCGCCGTCGTTGAGGCAATGTTGAAGCTCGCGGATGGGACTGGAGTTCAGAGGATACACTTCCACACCTACGGCTATTATCTGGCCCTGACGAACTACGAAGGCGAGCAAGTCCGCGATGCACTCCTCTTCGCGGCTTTAGCAGCGGCCGCAAAGGCAAAGCTTGGCGACGTGAGGAACATAGACGACGTTGCTGGGGCCATGGATGTCCCCGTCAACGAGAAGGCTCAAGAGGTTGAAGATGTCCTAACCGGGGAGTTCGGCCTTAAGGATGGCATAGCTCAGCTCGATGGCTACCAGCTTGCCTTTGTCCCGACCAAGATAGTGGAGAAGCCGAAGAGTACCGTTGGGATAGGCGACACCATATCCAGCTCGGCATTCATTGGGGAGTTCGCCCTCCGTTGA
- a CDS encoding energy-coupling factor ABC transporter ATP-binding protein has protein sequence MIGLRDVHFSYAGREVLRDVNLTIEGGEIFGILGPNGAGKSTLVLHLNGILKPKKGKVIIDGLDPAKNPKEVRRKVGIVFQDPNDQLFSPTVFEDVAFGPYNLGLRGEKLRERVLWALRQVGMEGYAERETKELSFGEKKRIAIATILAMEPEIIVFDEPFANLDFKGKRLLGELIRGMKEEGKTVILASHEAEYLTLCDRIALMDSGKIITVGTPEEILGNPRLLREHNLEVPSIVELFLSLGLKVPRNVEEARKILEEWRRAKL, from the coding sequence ATGATAGGGCTGAGGGATGTTCACTTCTCGTACGCAGGAAGAGAGGTCCTGAGGGATGTGAACCTCACTATCGAAGGGGGAGAAATTTTCGGAATTCTCGGACCCAATGGGGCTGGAAAGAGCACGCTTGTTCTTCATCTCAACGGCATACTGAAGCCGAAGAAGGGAAAGGTGATTATAGACGGCCTCGATCCCGCTAAGAACCCCAAGGAGGTTCGAAGGAAGGTTGGCATCGTCTTTCAGGACCCAAACGACCAGCTGTTCTCGCCGACTGTCTTCGAGGACGTTGCCTTCGGCCCCTACAACCTCGGTCTCCGTGGGGAGAAGCTGAGGGAGAGAGTCCTGTGGGCACTGAGACAGGTGGGTATGGAGGGCTACGCAGAGAGGGAAACAAAGGAGCTCAGCTTCGGCGAAAAGAAGAGGATAGCAATAGCCACGATCCTTGCGATGGAACCCGAAATCATCGTCTTTGACGAGCCCTTCGCCAACCTTGATTTCAAGGGAAAACGGCTCCTCGGGGAGCTGATAAGAGGGATGAAGGAGGAAGGGAAGACGGTAATCCTGGCCTCCCACGAGGCAGAATATCTGACCCTCTGCGACAGGATAGCCCTAATGGACAGTGGGAAGATAATAACCGTTGGAACGCCTGAGGAGATACTCGGTAATCCCAGGCTCCTTAGAGAGCACAACCTTGAGGTCCCATCCATCGTGGAGCTGTTCCTAAGCTTAGGGCTGAAGGTTCCAAGGAACGTTGAAGAGGCAAGAAAAATACTCGAAGAATGGAGAAGGGCTAAGCTATAG
- a CDS encoding energy-coupling factor ABC transporter permease, which produces MHIPDGLLSTPVIIVTYAITIAGVLYSIKKLRDFPEEKIPLLGLFAAGIFAAQMVNFPIIGGVSGHLLGATLVAILLGPYAAVVVMTAVLLIQTLLFGDGGITAIGANILNMGLIGAFVGYAIYTRLKNINEAFAMGFAAWLSVVLGATMTAIEIGLSQSLPFAKVLTLMISYHAIIGIGEAILTILIVQAVRMKLPEIEGVTA; this is translated from the coding sequence TTGCACATACCAGACGGGCTGTTGAGCACGCCGGTTATAATAGTGACTTACGCAATAACCATAGCGGGCGTTCTGTACTCAATTAAAAAGCTCAGGGACTTCCCGGAAGAGAAGATACCTCTCCTCGGCCTCTTTGCGGCTGGGATCTTCGCGGCCCAGATGGTCAACTTCCCGATAATCGGGGGAGTCAGTGGGCATCTGCTCGGAGCGACGCTCGTGGCCATACTGCTCGGCCCGTACGCGGCGGTAGTAGTCATGACTGCGGTGCTGCTCATCCAGACATTGCTCTTCGGCGACGGTGGAATAACGGCCATCGGGGCCAACATCCTCAACATGGGGCTTATCGGGGCGTTCGTTGGCTACGCCATCTACACCAGGCTGAAGAACATCAATGAGGCTTTCGCCATGGGCTTTGCCGCGTGGCTTTCGGTTGTCCTGGGGGCAACGATGACTGCTATCGAGATAGGCCTCAGCCAGAGCCTGCCCTTCGCCAAGGTTCTCACCCTGATGATAAGCTATCATGCTATAATCGGCATCGGTGAGGCCATACTCACTATACTCATTGTCCAGGCCGTTAGGATGAAGCTTCCCGAGATAGAGGGGGTGACCGCATGA
- a CDS encoding site-2 protease family protein, with translation MNLPTGEHLPGRAYLHGRELEDLAVSFLVLVLLFSNFDPYDIPYVLVAVLTAFIFHELAHREVARRYGYIAFYKRWDTGIALALLIGIFTKLLTGNTWIFAALGAVHIYAPYQYWYDKEAYGKIGLAGPLTNIAVGIVAIVLMRLLTPFTIPWYVLRVTAGVNLWLAFFNLLPVPPLDGWKVLRWNTGYWAIAIGVAYLLRAFI, from the coding sequence CTCCACGGGAGGGAGCTGGAAGACTTAGCGGTGTCCTTCCTCGTCCTTGTCTTGTTATTTTCCAACTTCGACCCGTACGACATCCCCTACGTGCTCGTCGCGGTTCTCACTGCGTTCATCTTCCACGAGCTGGCCCACAGGGAAGTGGCGAGGCGCTATGGCTACATCGCCTTTTACAAGCGCTGGGATACTGGAATAGCCCTCGCTCTGCTAATCGGCATCTTCACCAAGCTGCTCACGGGCAATACGTGGATATTTGCAGCACTCGGGGCGGTCCACATCTACGCACCCTACCAGTACTGGTACGACAAGGAGGCCTACGGCAAAATAGGCCTCGCGGGACCCCTGACGAACATAGCCGTTGGAATCGTTGCTATAGTCCTGATGCGCCTCCTTACACCTTTCACGATACCCTGGTATGTCCTAAGGGTGACCGCCGGTGTGAACCTCTGGCTGGCCTTCTTCAACCTCCTGCCCGTTCCCCCGCTTGATGGCTGGAAAGTGCTCCGCTGGAACACCGGCTACTGGGCAATAGCCATAGGCGTTGCCTACCTCCTCAGGGCCTTCATATAA
- the glmM gene encoding phosphoglucosamine mutase yields the protein MGKLFGTFGVRGIANEKITPEFALRMGMAFGTMLKREGREKPLVVVGRDTRVSGEMLKEALISGLLSVGCDVIDVGVAPTPAIQFACRYFKADGGAAITASHNPPEYNGIKLLEPNGMGLKKEREVVVEELFFNEDFDRAKWDEIGEVRKEDIIRPYLDAIKSRVDVEAIRKRRPFVVVDTSNGAGSLTLPYLLRELGCKVVSVNAHPDGHFPARNPEPNEENLKDFMKVVKALGADFGVAQDGDADRAVFIDENGNFVQGDKTFALVADAVLRENGGGLLVTTVATSYLLDDIAKRNNAKVMRTKVGDLIVARALLEHDGTIGGEENGGVIFPDFVLGRDGAMTAAKIVEIFAKSGKKFSELIDELPRYYQFKTKRHIEGDRKAIVAKVAELAREGGYTIDTTDGTKILFDDGWVLVRASGTEPIIRVFSEAKSEEKAREYLDLGLELLEKAIA from the coding sequence ATGGGAAAGCTGTTTGGAACCTTCGGCGTCAGGGGGATAGCCAACGAGAAGATAACCCCCGAGTTCGCGCTTAGGATGGGTATGGCCTTCGGAACGATGCTGAAGAGGGAAGGAAGGGAGAAGCCGCTGGTAGTTGTTGGCAGAGACACCCGCGTTAGCGGTGAGATGCTCAAGGAGGCTTTAATAAGCGGTCTCCTCAGCGTTGGATGTGACGTTATCGATGTCGGAGTCGCTCCAACTCCAGCCATACAGTTTGCCTGCAGGTACTTCAAGGCCGACGGCGGAGCGGCAATAACTGCAAGCCACAACCCGCCTGAATACAACGGCATAAAGCTCCTCGAGCCCAACGGCATGGGCTTGAAGAAGGAGAGAGAGGTGGTAGTTGAGGAGCTGTTCTTCAACGAGGACTTCGACAGGGCTAAGTGGGACGAAATCGGAGAGGTCAGGAAGGAGGACATAATAAGGCCATATCTCGACGCCATAAAATCGAGGGTGGACGTTGAGGCAATAAGGAAGAGGAGGCCATTCGTAGTCGTCGATACGTCCAACGGTGCCGGCTCGCTCACCTTACCCTACCTGCTCAGGGAGCTGGGCTGTAAGGTTGTCAGTGTAAACGCCCATCCAGACGGCCACTTCCCGGCGAGAAATCCTGAGCCCAACGAGGAAAATCTTAAGGACTTCATGAAGGTTGTCAAGGCTCTCGGGGCGGACTTTGGAGTGGCTCAGGACGGGGATGCCGACAGAGCCGTTTTCATCGACGAGAACGGCAACTTTGTTCAGGGTGATAAGACCTTTGCGCTGGTTGCCGACGCTGTTCTCAGAGAAAACGGCGGCGGGCTGCTTGTCACAACCGTCGCCACCTCCTACCTGCTTGATGACATAGCCAAGAGGAACAATGCCAAGGTAATGCGCACGAAGGTTGGTGACCTTATAGTGGCGAGGGCTTTGTTGGAGCACGACGGAACCATAGGTGGCGAGGAGAACGGCGGCGTAATCTTTCCAGACTTTGTCCTCGGCAGGGACGGGGCCATGACAGCGGCAAAAATCGTGGAGATATTCGCGAAAAGCGGTAAGAAGTTCAGCGAGCTTATAGATGAACTCCCCAGGTACTACCAGTTCAAGACGAAAAGGCACATCGAAGGCGACAGGAAGGCGATAGTCGCTAAAGTAGCTGAGTTGGCCAGGGAGGGAGGTTACACCATCGATACAACTGACGGAACCAAGATACTCTTCGACGACGGCTGGGTATTGGTCAGGGCCAGCGGAACGGAGCCGATAATAAGGGTTTTCAGCGAGGCGAAGAGCGAAGAAAAGGCAAGGGAATACCTCGACCTTGGCCTGGAGCTTTTGGAGAAGGCTATAGCTTAG
- a CDS encoding CbiQ family ECF transporter T component: MYLPFIFIYAIGVVTRKSLSELAYFALLFLAVAIMMRPKKRVLLNLGFLLGFEGLLFILALFNPGRPILDTPLGSITHEGLYSFFLLLGKAFLSAGTAVVITSSVGFSRILAEMEVLKFPRILILTLAFTYRYLDLFAEEAERMKRALDSRAFGIGRKEYYRKLGALIGEIFVRAYLRNGRIYKAMLSRGFGEFPRLEEPRPNPSIGLLMLLAIGGLLI; encoded by the coding sequence GTGTACCTGCCGTTCATTTTTATTTACGCGATTGGCGTCGTTACCCGAAAAAGCCTGAGTGAGTTAGCTTATTTTGCCCTCCTGTTCCTTGCGGTAGCCATTATGATGAGGCCTAAGAAGAGAGTTCTCCTCAACCTCGGATTCCTCCTCGGGTTCGAGGGGCTGCTCTTCATCCTTGCCCTCTTCAATCCTGGAAGACCAATTCTCGATACCCCCCTAGGGTCGATAACCCACGAAGGACTTTATTCCTTCTTCCTGCTCCTCGGGAAGGCCTTTCTATCCGCGGGAACCGCCGTAGTGATAACCAGCTCGGTCGGCTTTTCAAGGATACTCGCAGAGATGGAGGTTCTGAAGTTTCCGAGGATACTCATCCTGACGCTCGCGTTCACGTACCGCTACCTCGACCTCTTTGCAGAGGAGGCCGAGAGGATGAAGCGGGCCCTCGATTCCAGGGCTTTTGGAATCGGGAGAAAGGAATACTACCGGAAACTTGGAGCACTCATAGGCGAGATTTTTGTGAGGGCATACCTTAGAAACGGGAGAATTTATAAGGCAATGCTCTCAAGGGGCTTTGGCGAGTTCCCAAGGCTTGAAGAACCACGTCCAAACCCCTCAATCGGACTGCTGATGCTCCTCGCCATCGGGGGTCTGCTGATATGA
- a CDS encoding PDGLE domain-containing protein — protein MRAIVKGLIVIAVILAIVLPLASSNPDGLEATMEKVGLEENPIYHAPLDYGESWAQSFAMGLLGITLTFVVGYGLAKLAKGA, from the coding sequence ATGAGGGCGATAGTGAAGGGACTCATCGTCATAGCCGTTATATTGGCCATAGTCCTTCCGCTGGCCTCGAGCAATCCCGATGGTTTAGAGGCCACCATGGAAAAGGTCGGCCTCGAAGAGAATCCCATCTACCACGCCCCCCTCGATTATGGCGAAAGCTGGGCCCAGAGCTTCGCCATGGGGCTCCTCGGAATAACCTTGACCTTCGTGGTTGGCTACGGCTTAGCAAAGCTCGCCAAGGGTGCCTGA
- a CDS encoding proteasome assembly chaperone family protein, which yields MKETMIYVYERPQLRDPVFIEGLPGIGLVGKLAAEHLIQELEAVKFAELYSPHFMHQVLIKKNSVVELMKNEFYYWKNPDENGRDLIIITGDQQVPPTDSPGHFEVVGKMLDFVSEFGVREIITMGGYQVPELQGEPRVLAAVTHEELVEYYKAKLEGCQVEVVWREDEGGAIVGAAGLLLGMGKLRSMFGISLLGESLGYIVDAKAAKSVLSAATKILGIELDMSALDERAKETEEILKKVQEMQRAMLEQAMPPTPEEEDRGYL from the coding sequence ATGAAGGAAACCATGATTTACGTCTACGAGAGGCCTCAGCTGAGAGACCCCGTGTTCATCGAGGGGCTCCCAGGTATAGGCCTCGTTGGAAAGCTTGCCGCAGAACACCTGATTCAGGAGCTTGAGGCAGTCAAGTTCGCCGAACTTTACTCACCGCACTTCATGCACCAGGTGCTCATCAAGAAGAACTCCGTCGTTGAGCTGATGAAGAACGAGTTCTACTACTGGAAGAATCCCGACGAGAACGGGAGAGACCTCATAATTATCACAGGTGACCAGCAGGTTCCTCCAACAGACAGTCCCGGCCACTTCGAGGTCGTTGGCAAAATGCTTGACTTCGTGAGCGAGTTCGGGGTAAGGGAAATCATCACGATGGGCGGCTACCAGGTGCCAGAGCTTCAAGGCGAGCCGAGGGTTTTAGCGGCGGTAACCCACGAGGAGCTGGTTGAATACTACAAAGCCAAGCTGGAAGGCTGCCAGGTAGAGGTCGTATGGAGGGAAGACGAGGGAGGCGCTATAGTTGGTGCCGCCGGACTGCTCCTCGGCATGGGCAAGCTCAGGAGCATGTTTGGGATATCGCTCCTCGGGGAGAGCCTCGGCTACATCGTCGATGCCAAAGCGGCTAAATCCGTCCTCAGTGCCGCAACCAAGATACTCGGCATTGAACTGGACATGAGCGCCCTCGATGAGCGTGCAAAAGAAACCGAGGAGATACTCAAGAAGGTTCAGGAAATGCAGAGAGCCATGCTTGAGCAGGCGATGCCCCCCACACCAGAGGAAGAGGACAGGGGCTACCTCTGA
- a CDS encoding mannose-1-phosphate guanylyltransferase/mannose-6-phosphate isomerase, protein MKTLILAGGKGTRLWPLSRELMPKQFIRILDNYSLFQKTVQRALLFSRPEEIFIVTNNKYKFRVLDDLRELGLELPERNILLEPVGKNTLPAIFWGIMKIEEAFGDSVVAVLPSDHMIETNENYLKAFQSAERLARDYLVTFGIKPTRPHTGYGYIKPGERLEGGYKVEEFKEKPDFETAKRYVEEGYYWNSGMFMFDTELFIEEVKRLAPEVYDAFESTNSVEDAYGLVPDLSIDYGIMEKTDKAAVVPLNVYWNDLGSFDALYEVLDKDENNNAVKIRGAKGYHVGVNSKNNLILTERLTATVGVEDLIIIDTDDALLVAHRGDSQKVKEVYRRLKEKGDERVFVHRTAYRPWGSYTVLEEGERYKIKRLTVLPGKKLSLQMHYHRSEHWVVVRGTAKVLVGDEEILLRPGESTFIPAGVKHRLENPGKVVLEVIETQIGEYLGEDDIVRFDDDFGRE, encoded by the coding sequence ATGAAGACGTTGATTCTCGCGGGGGGTAAGGGGACACGTCTCTGGCCTCTTAGCAGGGAGCTGATGCCCAAGCAGTTTATCAGAATACTGGATAACTATTCTCTCTTTCAGAAGACGGTTCAGAGGGCGCTGCTGTTCTCCAGACCTGAAGAGATCTTTATTGTAACCAACAATAAGTATAAGTTCCGGGTTCTCGACGACCTGCGCGAGCTCGGCCTTGAGCTTCCAGAAAGGAACATCCTCCTTGAGCCGGTCGGAAAGAACACTCTTCCAGCCATCTTCTGGGGAATAATGAAGATAGAGGAGGCATTTGGGGATTCCGTTGTGGCCGTTCTCCCGTCGGACCACATGATAGAGACCAACGAAAATTACCTGAAGGCCTTCCAGAGCGCCGAGAGACTCGCTCGTGATTACCTCGTAACCTTCGGGATAAAACCAACGAGACCCCACACGGGCTACGGCTACATAAAGCCTGGCGAGAGACTGGAGGGCGGATATAAGGTTGAGGAGTTCAAGGAGAAGCCTGATTTTGAAACGGCAAAGCGCTACGTCGAGGAAGGCTACTACTGGAACAGCGGCATGTTCATGTTCGACACGGAACTCTTCATCGAGGAAGTCAAGAGGTTGGCTCCGGAAGTTTACGATGCCTTTGAGAGTACCAATAGCGTCGAAGATGCATACGGGCTGGTTCCTGACCTTTCGATTGACTACGGAATAATGGAGAAGACTGATAAAGCTGCAGTCGTTCCGCTCAACGTTTACTGGAATGACTTGGGCAGTTTTGATGCACTCTACGAGGTGCTCGACAAAGATGAGAACAACAACGCGGTAAAGATTAGGGGAGCCAAGGGATACCATGTGGGAGTGAATTCAAAGAACAATCTAATCCTAACGGAGCGCTTAACGGCAACCGTTGGTGTCGAGGATTTGATAATCATAGACACCGACGATGCCCTGCTCGTTGCCCATCGCGGTGATAGTCAGAAGGTCAAGGAGGTTTACAGGAGGCTCAAGGAGAAAGGCGACGAGAGAGTTTTCGTCCACAGAACTGCCTACAGGCCCTGGGGAAGCTATACCGTCCTTGAGGAGGGCGAGCGCTACAAGATAAAACGCTTGACCGTTTTGCCCGGCAAAAAGCTCAGCCTCCAGATGCACTACCACAGGAGCGAGCACTGGGTCGTCGTGAGGGGAACGGCGAAGGTTCTCGTTGGCGATGAGGAGATTCTCCTGCGGCCGGGTGAGAGCACCTTCATTCCCGCTGGAGTTAAGCACAGGCTTGAGAACCCTGGAAAGGTCGTCCTTGAGGTCATAGAGACTCAGATCGGTGAATATCTAGGGGAAGACGACATAGTCCGCTTTGATGACGACTTCGGGAGGGAATAG
- a CDS encoding glucose-6-phosphate isomerase: protein MEYKAPIGVKIDLETGVIPGAKKLVRRLSDLKGYFLDEKAYEELLKDDPVVYEVYAIEQEEKDGDLNFATTVLYPGKVGNEFFFTKGHYHSKADRAEIYYAIKGRGGMLLQTPEGKAEWIPMEPGTIVYVPPYWAHRTVNTGDEPFIFLAIYPADAGHDYGSIKEKGFSKLVVEEDGEVKVIDNPKWKV from the coding sequence ATGGAGTACAAGGCCCCGATTGGTGTTAAGATCGACCTCGAAACTGGGGTCATCCCGGGTGCCAAAAAGCTCGTTAGGCGCCTGAGTGACCTCAAGGGCTATTTCCTCGATGAAAAAGCCTACGAAGAACTCCTCAAGGATGACCCCGTTGTCTACGAGGTCTACGCGATTGAGCAGGAAGAAAAGGACGGCGATTTGAACTTTGCCACGACGGTTCTCTATCCTGGCAAGGTCGGCAACGAGTTCTTCTTCACCAAGGGCCACTACCACTCGAAGGCTGACAGGGCGGAGATATACTACGCCATCAAGGGCAGAGGCGGCATGCTCCTCCAGACGCCAGAGGGAAAGGCCGAGTGGATTCCGATGGAGCCTGGAACCATCGTTTACGTCCCGCCCTACTGGGCCCACAGGACGGTGAACACTGGGGATGAGCCATTCATATTCCTGGCTATCTATCCAGCCGATGCCGGCCACGACTACGGCAGTATAAAGGAGAAGGGCTTCTCGAAGCTGGTGGTTGAGGAGGACGGGGAGGTCAAGGTCATCGACAACCCGAAGTGGAAGGTCTGA
- a CDS encoding EamA family transporter, whose product MEPWFALSFLSALLLAVGNILMRIEFAKGRDFWDTIIEAMFWGLIVLVPFSVQELSSKHYAITRDQVLLYLIVGLLQFFLSRIAYFKAVELGGASVASTASSASEPILTALLAALLIREAIGLKLALGAVLATFSMFLLHAGSAGSFSGPTKAMLLGMGAGSIAALTAVMLRYLSLTSVMAFPTTGVLIGQGVALVALLLFRGIRGRFPRFSPRRAIIFAGVSLSLAHVMRFAALALGGATEVTVVVLSYPALIVILGAFVKSAGENITPYKVAAVIGVVIANALVVSAG is encoded by the coding sequence ATGGAGCCCTGGTTCGCGCTTTCTTTTCTTTCGGCTCTTCTCCTTGCTGTGGGGAACATACTGATGAGAATTGAGTTTGCCAAGGGTAGGGATTTCTGGGATACTATAATCGAAGCCATGTTTTGGGGACTGATAGTTCTGGTGCCCTTTTCCGTCCAGGAGCTCTCCTCAAAGCACTACGCGATAACGCGTGACCAGGTGTTGCTTTACTTGATCGTCGGTCTGCTTCAGTTTTTCCTCTCCAGGATAGCGTACTTCAAGGCTGTCGAGCTTGGAGGGGCCTCGGTTGCTTCCACAGCCTCTTCAGCCTCCGAGCCGATACTAACGGCCCTCCTCGCGGCCCTGCTCATACGTGAGGCTATCGGCCTTAAGCTCGCTTTGGGGGCTGTCCTCGCCACCTTCTCGATGTTCCTTCTTCACGCGGGCTCAGCTGGGTCCTTCAGTGGTCCTACGAAAGCCATGCTTCTTGGGATGGGGGCGGGCTCGATAGCGGCCTTAACCGCGGTCATGCTCAGGTACCTCTCGCTCACGAGCGTGATGGCATTTCCCACCACGGGAGTCCTCATAGGACAGGGCGTCGCCCTCGTGGCCCTGCTCCTTTTCAGGGGGATTCGGGGAAGATTTCCCAGGTTTTCTCCCAGAAGGGCCATAATCTTCGCCGGAGTTTCCCTATCTTTGGCCCACGTCATGAGGTTCGCGGCCTTGGCTCTGGGGGGTGCGACGGAAGTCACAGTCGTGGTTCTTTCTTATCCCGCCCTCATAGTGATCCTCGGGGCCTTTGTTAAATCGGCCGGGGAGAACATCACACCTTATAAGGTGGCCGCCGTGATAGGTGTTGTTATAGCTAACGCCCTTGTGGTTTCGGCGGGGTGA